AAAACTAAAGTTGCTACAATTACAAAAGCTCAGGTAGAAGAAATCGCTCAGACAAAATTACCTGACTTAAATGCAGCATCTCTTGAGTCAGCTATCAGCATGATCGCTGGAACATGCCGTTCTATGGGTGTAGTAGTAGAGGACTAATATTTATTAAATAAAGTATTATAATCGGTTCCGGATTGAAAGTTTCCTGCGGTGTCTAAGCAGGTGGCAAGTAGATAGCGGAAATTGTAACAGAGTTGAATATCGTGGGAGGGGTACGATCCCGCCAATACCACAAGGAGGTTATTATAGAAATGAAACACGGAAAGAAATATATCGAAGCTGCAAAACAGATCGAAAGAGGAAACCTGTACGAAAAAACAGAAGCTATCGCTCTTGTAAAGAAAGCAGCAGTTGCAAAATTTGATGAAACAATCGAAGCTCATATCAGAACAGGATGTGATGGACGTCACGCTGATCAGCAGATTCGTGGAGCAGTAGTTCTGCCACACGGAACTGGTAAAACAGTTCGTATCCTTGTATTCGCTAAGGATGCAAAAGCTGAGGAAGCTAAAGCAGCAGGAGCAGATTTCGTTGGAGGAGACGAACTGATTCCAAAGATCCAGAACGAAGGATGGCTTGATTTTGACGTAGTTGTTGCTACACCAGATATGATGGGTGTTGTTGGACGTCTTGGACGTGTACTTGGACCAAAAGGTCTTATGCCAAACCCAAAAGCTGGAACAGTTACTATGGATGTAACAAAAGCTATCAACGATATCAAAGCTGGTAAGATTGAGTACAGATTGGACAAAACAAACATTATCCATGTACCGATTGGTAAAGCTTCATTCACTGAAGAACAGTTAGCGGACAACTTCCAGACGCTTATCGATGCAATTATTAAAGTAAAACCAGCAGCAGTAAAAGGTCAGTACCTTAAGAGCGTAACACTGACATCTACAATGGGACCTGGAGTAAAACTTAACCCATTGAAACTTGCTTAATTCGAGTTTTAGAGATTGCTTATAAAAGGAGCTTGTTAAAAGTTCGTGAATAATAAAAACCGGAGACATCAGACCGAGAGGTAAGGTGTTTCCGGTTTTTGTATATTTCGTTGATAAAATAATGTATATTGCTGAAAGGGGATTCTTCGGATATGAAGAAGCGTGAAGTGTTTCTTCTAATAAAGAAGCAGGAGAGGGATACAGTGATGTTTTGGTGGAGACAGATGATGGAGAAACAGGAATTGTGTTAGAACTGAAGTATGCGGACGATGGTAATCTGGAGACAGCCTGTCTAGAAGCATTTGAACAAATTGAAACAAACAATTATGAAGAAGTACTTCAAGATGATGGAGTGGAGAATATCATAAAATATGGAATCGCTTTTTATAAAAAGAAGTGTAGGGTGAAAATTAAAAAGTAAGAGATGGAAGGGCTAGATTGACTATTCGGGCATTTTGCTGCGAAAAATAAAACCGGAGACATTACACCAGAATGGCGGGTGTATCTCCGGTTTTGCTTTGCTGATTTTTAAAGTCTGTTTTCTATAATGTAAAGAAGTTTGAGTTCGGAATTGTATACCAACAACAATTCCGAGTTGTCTTTTTCTATACGATAGTAGTATTGACAATGTTCAAAGTCAATGCGTTCTTCTGATGGTACATCTAATTTATCCAAACAATATGTAGCAAAAGCTGGAAAATTATCTGTGAATACTGTTGAAGAAGAGTTGGTTGTCCAGTCTGCCATTGATTTTACAGAAGCTGCATCATCGGTTTGGTAAACAGTATAGAATGTTCCATCTCCATGAAAGGAGGTTCCGGTATCCTTGTGATATATTTCGTTTGAATCTTTTGGTAATTCTAGCTTCCAGTTTTGTTGAATTGTAAACTTGTTAGAATTGCATCCGGTTAAAATGAATATTAAGCTGATGAAAAAGATGCTTAATTTTACTTTCTTCAAAAAAGATACCTCCTTTGTAATTGGGAAAATCTACCATAATAAAATTAGACTTTACAACTTGTCGTCTCTTGCATAATAATCAAAATACCAAAAATCGCTACCACGGCTTACACCAAATGAATTGATATAAGAATACTTAAGGTTTTGTTCAACAGAATATATAAACGGATTGATTTTCTTTACTTTAGGTTCATCTGTAGGAATATAATATTGCAATTGTTCGATTTCGAGATTTTCCCAAAATCTTAAATTGATAAAATAGAAATAATCAAAATCGGTTGTGTAGTAAACCTTTCTTGAGGTGAAATCACTGCCATCTCCGAGGTGATCAAAATTGTTTTCTGACCTTACAGATTTCTTGCCAAAGATGGGGAGACCCTTAGCAAACATGACTGGTGGAGTGAAAATAATAAGGGCACATAATAAGAGTAGGATGGGTATTGCGAAATACTTCTTTTTCAATGTAAAACTCTCCTTTCGAAATGCTGTTATGGATGTTACTATTAGGATATCGTTTTCAGATAATAATTTCAATATAAAATAGTCAATCCAGAAAAGCTGAAAGTGAAACAGCTTTTCTGGATTTAATAAAACTTAACTATGTGTTTACAAAGATTTTAAGCTGGCAAAGTTTTGACATACATTACTTTATAATACGGTATATGAAACACTTACGTTTCCGGAGTTAGCAGTAGAATATAGTCTGAATGTCCCATTGGAGTATCCCATGTGATAATATTCTGCATCGCCACAAACTTGTGCAGGAGCGGAAGCAGAAGTCTGTTTAGCACGTATATATTGCGAAGATCTAGCACTAAAATATGACTGAGGAATTCCATATTGTGTAGAAACGCCAGATAATTGTGAAATTGTACTATAGCCTGAACCGGATGAAACTGTAAATGTGTAAGAAAAACCTTGTGAAGCCATCATTGTATAATAAGCACGATAAGTAGAGCCTGTTATGTTGTAGCCAGCGTCATAAGGAGTAACATCGGATGAAATCTTTTCGAAACCATATGCTCCATATGCTCCGTTTGCATATACGTTTAAATTGCAGATGCCACCATTATATTCAGCGGTATGTGTTTCTACAGGATTAGACAAAAAATCAGCAGCTTTTTGAGTGAAAACGTGGCTGAATTGTTATTGTAATCATCTACATATCCGTTTTTGTTTAATGAAACATCAGGAAAAAGAGCTTGTAAGGTTTCGAAGAAAATGAGTTCATCTTGTGGGGGAGTAACGGTTTGGCGTTCTGCGGCACAAATTGTAATGGATGAACTTAAGAAAAGAGTTAGCGTGAGGATAATACTGAATAATTTTTTCATAGTGATACCTCTTATTGTATAGGTGTTGGAATATCTAAGTCGTTATTTACTTTAGTGATTTCAAAGATGATTTCTGAGTGAAAATAGTCTTTTCCCAATACTACATTACTTTCGGCCTCATCTTTTGAAAAACCATTTTGCATGAGCGAAGCAATTGCAACAGCTTTTTCGGACTCTTCGGTGTTGATTACAATTTTTTTGATTTCTTGTTCTTTTAAATCAACGATATATTCTAATTGGTTGATATAAGGTACTTCTATATTTCTTCCATCTGGATCATAATGTAAAGTATCTGTATATTCTGTATAAAAAGTTGCAAGATTTTTCTCCTTTTTCTTAAGGCGAAGAACAAGATTTTGACGATTATAAATGGCGTCTTGACGTTCGCTGATTTGCTCAGCTGTCCAAAATGTATCGTTTTCGTTGCGGAGTTTCATGCGACGATAAGTTACATTATTTGATGTATAACTATAGGATGCTAATAATGAAGTTGAATGGCTGGAGTCTTCGATTAAATTTTCATATTGTTGATATGGGTTTGGAATTAGCATGCCTTCATATACACAGAGTTTACTTTTTTTATTTGCTTCATTTGTTCGGTAGTATGTGGCGGTGTATTCATAACTGTTGGAGAAAAAGTCTTTGATGATTTTTTTGCCATTATCTTCTGTGGTTGATTTACTACAACCAGAAGTAAATACTATAATTAGAAGAAAAAATAAGAGCCATTTCTTAAGAGTTTTCATAATACACCTCCTAAAATTTAGATGATAATTAAATTGTTAATTGTGAGTAGTGCTGTTTCTTAATTCTTTGGGCAGTGTAACTTCGCCCCATAAGGAGACGCATGAGCTTTGTTTTGCAAATTTTGTTGCAAATTGCTCTAAATATTTAATGGTGAGATTTTTTAGTGGCTTATTGTCTTTCTGGTGATTTTTCATCTGTTTTGTTCCTCTCTTTCTTTCGAACTGAAAATGATAAAGCAATAATGGTTTCAATTTCTACTACTAAAAGTGTACATAACATGTAACTCTCCTTCCCCACTTGTAATATATTAGATATAGAAATTATAAAAAGAATAGAAATTATTCCTTTGAATTTAAATTTAATTCGTTCAGAAAAACTTATGTCATTTTTGTTTTCAGATTGTATTGGCGCAAATAAAATAACCAAAAGCACTTCTAAAATGTAAATAAGGAATTTGGTGCTATACGCAAACTGAATACAATTTCCCAAATGAATAATACATTCTAATACTATTAGTGTTAAGCCAAAACATTGCAATACCGTTTTCAAGTGAATTCCACCAAGAAAATGTTTCGTTAAAGTTAAACAAAATAAAATTTGTAGGAACTCAGTAAAATGATTAGTTAAAGCGAATATGATGGCGAGTGCTAAAAGTTTCTCAAATTCAGAGAAAATGATGAGAAAGCTATATTCTACTTTTATTTTTGATAAATGCTCTAAGGTACGATTTGGTGTTAACCAAGAAATTGTTTGTGTAATAATAAAATTATTTAACTTTTCCATGGACTAATCGTATCATCAATCAAGAAATAAAACTATAATTTTCAGACAACTTAAACATGAACAGCTAATTATTGAGTGTGAATGACAAAGATGTTTCGTTGATGAATTGGAAAGATAAAGATATAATGAAAGTGATTATTGAAAAGCAAAGAAGGGGAAACGGATAATGTACAACATATTAATTGTAGATGATGAAGCAGAACAGTGCGAAGCATTGAAAATAATATTGGAAAGACGAAAAGAAAATATAGTTGCAGATATTTGTACAACATTAGAAAAAGCGAAGATATTTTGTGCCGGAAAGAAGTATGATGTATTTTTGCTTGATATGAAGTTGGATGAGAAGGATGGCGATGAGGGTGGGCTACAACTTGGGAATTATATACGCTCGATTATTCCTTATAAATATACACCGATTATCTATATTACTTCTGTTCCAGAAAAAATTCAGGCGGCATTGTCTGATACGGGGTGTTTCCGATACATTTTAAAACCATATACAGCAGAAAATATTAATAAGTGCCTGGATGATGTGCTGCATTCTCCGTTAGTAGCACCGGAAACATTTTCTTTTCAGAATTTTTGGGGTGGAGAAATTCGTATTCCAGAGCGTTTGATTATTTATATTTGTCCTGGGATAAATAGAAGGGTACAGATTTATACAAAAGATGGATGCTATGAAACTATAAGTTACACGATGGAGCAGGTGGAAAACATACTTAGATATGGATTCTTTCGATGTCATCGGAAATATATTGTAAATTTAAAATGCATTTCGGAATATGACAGGAGTAATCGTTTGCTTTATATTGGAGATACAGAGATACCGGTAGGCCGTAAATATAAGGAAGCATTTGAAAATATATGGAGGGTATTATAAAAGTGTACATTTATATAGCAGATTTTGTGACAGCATATATGGAGTACTTAATTTTTTACATATTTTTATGTGCAGTTTTGGCGTGTTCGATAAGAAGTAGAAAGTCTTTCTGGTATATAGGTATTATTCCGGCACTTGCGAGCAGTATTCTTAATTTTATGGGAGTTCAATCGCAGATACACTTGATAATAACACATATAATCTTGTTTGCATGTTTGGAATATCTTGTACATTTAGCGTTGATTCAAATGTTTATAGTGTATGTACTGATTTATGGTATGGTTATGATTGCTGAGATTGTTCAAGTGCCTTTTTGGAATTTGACTTCTGCAGGAGCGTTTCGGGGAGCGGCACCAATAGTCGGAATGCTGATTGTATTGGTATTTGCTGGGATAGGTTATCGTTATTTTCACTTGAATAAAATATATGAAATAATTATAAAAAGAAATTTGGGGATTTTATTAATAGCTGTTGATAGCTTTTTAGTTCTATTTGCTGTGGTTGTGTATGCCCGGTTAAGAACAGAAAAGTTCTTTTCGAATTACCTGATTATCGTTGGAGTTATGTTGATTCTTGTAATAGTTAATGGGAGTGAGATTTATCGCTATTTTAAACAACCGGAACAGTTGAAGCGGATGAAAACTTACGAAGAATATCTTCCAATCGTTGAAGGGTTAATCGAACAAGTACGAATCAGACAGCACGATTATCACAATAAGTTGCAGAGTATTCATGCTCTTGCGTATGTATATGAAGATTTTGAATCGTTAAAGGGGGCTTTGTTGGAAACAACGGAGCATGATATGCTTCCTGATTTCGAAATGAATTTGTTAAAATTGAATATGCATTTGGTAAGTGGTTTTTTGTTCAGTAAAATTCGCCAGGCAGATAAAGAAGGAAAAGAACTGCATTTGGATATTGAACAATATGTAATCAGAACAGCTTGTACAGAATATGAAGTGATTGAATACTTAGGAATCTTGATTGACAATGCAATCGAAGCAACGAATGAAGGAGAAACAATATTTGCGAAGATTGGTTCACAAGATGATAAGGCGGTATTTGAAATCAAAAATCCTGGACCACATCTTACACCGGAATTTTGTAAGAATATTTTCAAAAAGGGATATTCAACAAAGAAAGATGGCGAAGGATGCCATGGAATCGGATTGTACAAACTGAACAGAATGGTGAAAGAATATGATGGGAAACTGATATTGGAGAATGTTGAGGTGGATCAAAAGGAATATATATCGTTTGAATTGAGGATATGAACTTTTCGCATACATGAGTGAAAAAAGTAAAAAATAAAAGAAAAAACACTTGACATCTTGCTAAATTAATGCTAATCTAATATAGCAATTGACTGCCGAAGACAGCAGGTGCTGTAAAGCGTAAGTATGATGACGCCTGCCGAGGAAGACAAGATTTCGAATGAAGATGAAATTTGTAAACCTCTGTGTCTTTGGGCATGGAGGTTTTTATTTGCTTAAAGCAACCTTCTAGCAGTCATACAAATCTAATAAGGAGGTGCACCGGAACGTGGCAAAAGTTGAATTAAAACAACCAATCGTAGCAGCTATCGCTGAAGACATTAAAGACGCTCAGTCAATCGTACTTGTTGACTACCGTGGACTTACAGTAGCACAGGATACAGAGCTTCGTAAACAGCTTAGAGAAGCAGGTGTTATTTACAAAGTATGTAAAAACACTATGATGAAGAGAGCGTTTGAAGGAACAGAGTTTGCAGGTCTGGATGAATTTTTGGAAGGACCAAGCGCAATCGCTATTTCTAAAGATGACGCAACAGCTCCAGCAAGAATTATCTGTAACTTCGCTAAAGAAGCAGATAAGCTTGAACTGAAAGCAGGTGTAGTTGAAGGAACAGTATATGATGTTGCAGGATTAACAGAACTTGCAAAGATCCCTTCAAGAGAAGTACTTCTTTCAAGATTACTTGGAAGTATGCAGTCACCTATTACAAACTTCGCTCGTGTTATCAAACAGATTGCAGAGCAGGATGGTGAAGCTGAAACAGCTACAGAAGCTCCAGCTGAAGAAGCAGCAACAGAGGAGTAAGACATCCAAAACATGGTGGTTTGAGATGAATACACTGTGTATGATATGATTCGGAAGAATGATATTTATAAACCTATAATATGAAAATAATGGAGGATATTAAAATGGCTAAAATGACAACAGCTGAAATGATCGAAGCGATCAAAGAGTTATCAGTATTAGAGTTAAATGAATTAGTAAAAGCATGTGAAGAAGAATTTGGTGTATCTGCAGCAGCAGGTGTTGTAGTTGCAGCAGCAGGAGATGCTGGAGCAGCTGCAGCAGAGAAAGATGAGTTCGACGTAGAACTTGTATCTGCTGGATCAGCAAAAGTTAAAGTTATCAAAGCAGTTCGTGAGATCACAGGTCTTGGACTGAAAGAAGCTAAAGAGCTTGTAGACGGAGCTCCAAAGGTAGTTAAAGAAGCTGTTTCTAAAGCAGAAGCTGAAGATATCAAAGCTAAACTTGAAGCTGAAGGTGCTGAAGTTAACCTTAAATAATTGTTGTTCTTATACAATTAGAGAGTGTTATAGAGCGGCAGCTATGTCCAAGAGACAATTCCTGGACGTAGCTGCCGCTTTTTGTTTCGCTTATATACCACAAAAACATAAAAATGTCAAGAAAATTTTGAAAAACATGTTGACATTCAAATGGAAGATGTGCTATAGTAGAAAATGCGCTATTGTGGAAAGCTAGGCGTTGTAGATTGTAAAAAACGAAGCCTTGTTTTACCGATAATAGAAAAGTGGAGTATTAACTGGGCAATTGGAGCCCGCAAAAAAATATATGAGGAGTGAAACGTCAATGGAGAAAAACAGAATTCGTCCCATCACAAACGGAAAAAGTTCACGTATGAGCTATTCCAGACAAAAAGAAGTATTAGAGATGCCGAATCTTATCGAAGTTCAGAAGAACTCTTATGAGTGGTTTCTGGAGTCTGGTCTGAAAGAGGTATTTGATGATATTTCACCAATCGCTGATTATAGCGGTCATTTCAGCCTGGAATTTGTTGATTTCAGACTCTGCGAGGATGAAGTGAAGTACACAATTGAAGAGTGTAGAGAACGTGATGCAACATATGCTGCACCTCTGAAAGTAAGAGTAAGACTTTACAACAAAGAGACTGATGAGATCAATGAGCATGAAATTTTCATGGGAGATCTTCCGCTGATGACAAAGACAGGAACATTTGTAATCAATGGTGCTGAGCGTGTTATCGTAAGTCAGCTCGTTCGTTCCCCAGGAATTTATTATGGTATTGCTCATGATAAACTCGGAAAAGAATTATATTCATCTACAGTAATTCCAAACCGTGGAGCATGGTTGGAATATGAGACAGACTCCAATGACGTTTTCTATGTACGTGTTGACCGTACAAGAAAAGTGCCAATCACAGTGTTGATTCGTGCTCTTGGCGTTGGTACAAATGCAGAGATCGTAGAGTTGTTCGGTGAGGAACCTAAGATTCTTGCAAGTTTTGGAAAAGATACTTCTGAGAGTTATCAGGAAGGTCTTTTGGAATTATATAAGAAGATTCGTCCGGGTGAGCCACTTGCAGTAGATAGTGCTGAAAGTTTGATCACAAGCATGTTCTTCGATGCAAGACGTTATGACCTTGCAAAAGTAGGACGTTATAAATTTAATAAGAAACTGGCTCTGAAGAATCGTGTAACAGGACAGGTTCTGGCAGAAGATGTAGTAAGCCAGATCACAGGTGAAGTTGTTGCTGAAAAAGGAACAAAAATTACAAGAGAACTTGCAAAAGAGATTCAGAATGCAGCAGCACCATACATTTGGGTAGAAGGAGAAGATACATCACGTAATATCAAGATTCTTTCTAATATGATGGTTGATCTGCAGGCAGTAGTAGATATCGATCCAGAGGAAGTTGGCGTTACAGAGCAGGTATATTATCCTGTATTGGCAGGACTGATTGAAGAGTCTGCAGGAGATATTGATGAATTAAAAGAATCTATCCGCAGAGATATTCACGATTTGATTCCAAAGCATATTACAAAAGAAGATATCATGGCTTCAATTAACTACAATATGCATCTGGAATATGGTATGGGTAATGATGATGATATCGACCATTTGGGTAACCGTCGTATTCGTGCTGTCGGAGAACTTCTCCAGAATCAGTACAGAATCGGACTTTCACGTTTAGAGAGAGTTGTTCGTGAGCGTATGACAACTCAGGACCAGGATGGCGTATCACCACAGTCACTGATTAACATTAAACCGGTTACAGCAGCTGTTAAAGAATTCTTTGGTTCTTCACAGTTGTCACAGTTCATGGATCAGAACAACCCATTGGGAGAGTTGACACATAAGAGACGTCTGTCTGCGTTAGGACCAGGTGGTTTGTCAAGAGACCGTGCCGGATTCGAGGTACGAGATGTACACTATTCTCATTATGGAAGAATGTGTCCTGTAGAGACACCTGAAGGACCTAACATCGGTCTGATCAACTCACTTGCATGTTATGCAAGAATTAACGAATATGGTTTTGTAGAAGCACCATATCGTAAGATTGATAAAACAGATCCGATAAATCCAATCGTAACAGATGAAGTTGTATATATGACAGCAGATGAAGAAGATAATTACCATGTAGCACAGGCGAATGAGCCTTTGGATGAAGAAGGACATTTCATTCATAAGAATGTATCTGGTCGTTACCGCGAAGAGACACAGGAATATGAGAGAAATAAATTCGATTACATGGATGTATCACCTAAGATGGTATTCTCTGTTGCTACAGCATTGATTCCATTCCTTCAGAATGATGATGCTAACCGTGCTCTGATGGGATCCAACATGCAGCGTCAGGCAGTACCGCTTCTTTCTACAGAAGCACCGGTAGTAGGTACAGGTCTTGAGGTGAAATCTGCAGTTGACTCAGGTGTATGTGTTGTTGCAGACGAGGCAGGTGTTGTAGAGCGTTCAACATCTACAGATATTACAATCCGTCACGATGATGGAAGTAAGAAAACATATAAATTAATCAAGTATCTGAGAAGTAACCAGAGTAACTGTTACAATCAGATTCCAATCGTAGACAAGGGCGAAAGAGTAGAAAAAGGACAGGTTATCGCAGATGGTCCTTCTACATCTAATGGAGAGATGGCTCTTGGTAAGAACCCATTGATCGGATTTATGACATGGGAAGGTTACAACTACGAGGATGCTGTTCTTCTTAGTGAAAGACTGGTACAGGATGATGTATACACATCTGTTCATATCGAAGAGTATGAAGCAGAAGCACGTGATACAAAATTAGGACCAGAAGAAATCACAAGAGACATTCCGGGTGTTGGTGATGATGCACTTAAAGATCTGGATGAAAGAGGTATTATCCGTATTGGTGCTGAGGTTCGTGCAGGGGATATCCTTGTTGGTAAAGTAACTCCTAAGGGAGAGACAGAACTGACAGCAGAAGAGCGTTTGTTAAGAGCAATCTTTGGTGAGAAAGCACGTGAAGTAAGGGATACATCTCTGAAAGTACCTCATGGAGAATATGGAATCATTGTAGATGCGAAAGTATTTACAAGAGAGAACGGAGATGAATTATCTCCGGGAGTTAACCAGTCTGTACGTATCTATATCGCACAGAAGAGAAAGATTTCTGTAGGAGATAAAATGGCTGGTCGTCATGGTAACAAGGGTGTTGTTTCCCGTGTACTTCCTGTAGAAGATATGCCATATCTTCCAAACGGACGTCCACTGGATATCGTATTGAACCCATTGGGTGTACCTTCTCGTATGAATATCGGACAGGTATTGGAGATCCACTTGAGTCTTGCTGCAAAAGCACTTGGATTCAACGTAGCTACACCAGTATTTGATGGTGCAAACGAGAACGATATCATGGATACACTCGACCTGGCAAATGATTATGTAAACTTAGAATGGGATGAGTTCGAGAAGAAGCATGGAGAAGAGTTACTTCCGGAAGTACTGCAGTATCTGTCAGATAACAGAGAACACAGAAAACTCTGGAAAGGTGTACCACTTTCTCGTGACGGAAAAGTTCGTCTGAGAGATGGTCGTACAGGAGAATATTTCGACAGCCCGGTAACAATCGGACACATGCACTACTTGAAACTGCATCACTTGGTTGATGATAAGATCCACGCACGTTCAACTGGTCCTTACTCATTGGTTACACAGCAGCCACTGGGTGGTAAAGCTCAGTTCGGTGGACAGCGTTTCGGAGAGATGGAGGTATGGGCACTGGAAGCTTATGGTGCATCTTATACACTTCAGGAAATCCTGACTGTAAAATCAGATGACGTTGTGGGACGTGTGAAGACATACGAAGCAATTATCAAGGGAGAGAATATCCCTGAACCAGGAGTACCGGAATCATTCAAAGTACTGCTCAAAGAGTTGCAGTCACTTGCTCTGGATGTTCGTGTGCTTCGTGAAACTGGAGAGAATGAATTCGAAGAAGTCAAGATGATGGAATCTGTTGATTACGGTAATACAAACTTGAATGCAATTATCGAAGGCGACAGAAGATATCGTGATGAGGAGTCTTATAAAGATCATGGCTATACAGAGCAGGAATTCGTAGACGGAGAACTTGAGAATGTAGAGCAGGAAGAGGAACCAGAAGATTTCGATGAAAACGAAATAATTGATTTCGATGAATTTATGGACGAAGAATAGGAGGAGCCAACTTTATGCCAACAAATAATGAACAGGAAAACCAGCAGTTATCGTTTGATGCAATCAAAATCGGTCTGGCTTCACCGGAAACAATCTTAGAATGGTCAAAAGGCGAAGTTACAAAGCCGGAAACAATTAACTATAGAACATTGAAACCTGAGAAAGACGGTCTTTTCTGCGAGCGTATTTTCGGACCTAGCAAGGACTGGGAATGCCACTGCGGTAAATACAAAAAGATCCGTTATAAAGGTGTTGTCTGCGATCGATGCGGCGTTGAGGTCACAAAGGCCTCCGTCCGTCGTGAGCGTATGGGACATATTGCCCTGGCAGCTCCGGTTTCTCATATCTGGTATTTCAAAGGAATTCCTAGCCGTATGGGATTGATTCTGGACATCTCACCAAGAACATTGGAGAGAGTACTGTATTTTGCATCTTATATCGTACTTGATAAAGGAGAGACAGATCTTCAGTACAAACAGATTCTTTCTGAGTCTGAATATCAGGAAGCAAAAGAAAAATGGGGCAAATCATTCCGTGTAGGTATGGGTGCTGAATCCATTAAAGAATTATTGGAAGCAATTGATCTTGAGAAAGAGTATGCAGAGCTGCAGGCTTCTCTTGAGAATGCTTCAGGACAGAAACGTGCAAGAATCGTGAAACGTCTGGAAGTTGTAGAAGCATTCCGCGAGTCTGGAAACAGACCAGAGTGGATGATCTTAACAGCAATTCCGGTTATCCCACCAGACTTACGTCCAATGGTACAGCTGGATGGTGGACGTTTTGCAACATCTGACTTAAATGACTTATATAGAAGAATTATCAATAGAAATAACCGTCTGAAGAGACTTCTCGAACTCGGAGCTCCGGATATCATCGTCCGCAACGAAAAGAGAATGCTTCAGGAAGCGGTAGATGCGTTGATCGACAATGGTCGTCGTGGCCGTCCGGTTACAGGACCTGGAAACAGAGCACTGAAATCTCTCTCTGAC
This Ruminococcus hominis DNA region includes the following protein-coding sequences:
- the rpoB gene encoding DNA-directed RNA polymerase subunit beta, whose protein sequence is MEKNRIRPITNGKSSRMSYSRQKEVLEMPNLIEVQKNSYEWFLESGLKEVFDDISPIADYSGHFSLEFVDFRLCEDEVKYTIEECRERDATYAAPLKVRVRLYNKETDEINEHEIFMGDLPLMTKTGTFVINGAERVIVSQLVRSPGIYYGIAHDKLGKELYSSTVIPNRGAWLEYETDSNDVFYVRVDRTRKVPITVLIRALGVGTNAEIVELFGEEPKILASFGKDTSESYQEGLLELYKKIRPGEPLAVDSAESLITSMFFDARRYDLAKVGRYKFNKKLALKNRVTGQVLAEDVVSQITGEVVAEKGTKITRELAKEIQNAAAPYIWVEGEDTSRNIKILSNMMVDLQAVVDIDPEEVGVTEQVYYPVLAGLIEESAGDIDELKESIRRDIHDLIPKHITKEDIMASINYNMHLEYGMGNDDDIDHLGNRRIRAVGELLQNQYRIGLSRLERVVRERMTTQDQDGVSPQSLINIKPVTAAVKEFFGSSQLSQFMDQNNPLGELTHKRRLSALGPGGLSRDRAGFEVRDVHYSHYGRMCPVETPEGPNIGLINSLACYARINEYGFVEAPYRKIDKTDPINPIVTDEVVYMTADEEDNYHVAQANEPLDEEGHFIHKNVSGRYREETQEYERNKFDYMDVSPKMVFSVATALIPFLQNDDANRALMGSNMQRQAVPLLSTEAPVVGTGLEVKSAVDSGVCVVADEAGVVERSTSTDITIRHDDGSKKTYKLIKYLRSNQSNCYNQIPIVDKGERVEKGQVIADGPSTSNGEMALGKNPLIGFMTWEGYNYEDAVLLSERLVQDDVYTSVHIEEYEAEARDTKLGPEEITRDIPGVGDDALKDLDERGIIRIGAEVRAGDILVGKVTPKGETELTAEERLLRAIFGEKAREVRDTSLKVPHGEYGIIVDAKVFTRENGDELSPGVNQSVRIYIAQKRKISVGDKMAGRHGNKGVVSRVLPVEDMPYLPNGRPLDIVLNPLGVPSRMNIGQVLEIHLSLAAKALGFNVATPVFDGANENDIMDTLDLANDYVNLEWDEFEKKHGEELLPEVLQYLSDNREHRKLWKGVPLSRDGKVRLRDGRTGEYFDSPVTIGHMHYLKLHHLVDDKIHARSTGPYSLVTQQPLGGKAQFGGQRFGEMEVWALEAYGASYTLQEILTVKSDDVVGRVKTYEAIIKGENIPEPGVPESFKVLLKELQSLALDVRVLRETGENEFEEVKMMESVDYGNTNLNAIIEGDRRYRDEESYKDHGYTEQEFVDGELENVEQEEEPEDFDENEIIDFDEFMDEE